One Natrinema longum genomic window, CGTCCGCGAGGGACTCGAGGTCGCCGTCGACGGCGACCTCGTAGTTCGAGGGGACCCCTCGTCCGACGATCGTCACGAGGTTCGGGAGTTGACGTTCGTTCGCAGCCGCGTCAGTTCGGTTCTGTACCGATGTATCGCGTGTCATGCTTCGATAAGCCCAGCATCCGGGCATAAGCTTTCCTGTCGGGGAAATGGTAAGAAGGCGTGAATACGGTGAATCGGTTACCAATCGCCGACAGCAGTGGGTACCGGCCCAACGTTTATTCTGGACCGTCTGGTCGAGGGTATCGAATGCTCGAACTCTATCAGGCCGAGAGCTGCCCCCACAGTGCTGATGTCCGACAGAAACTGACGGATCTGGGCGTCTCGTACGTGATTCACAACCCTCGCCGACCCGGCCACGAAGGTGGTGACGTGTGTAACGACTGGGTCCACGAAGCGATGATCGATCTGGGGGGCGACGATGCGATCCCGTTCCTCGTCGATACCGACCGCGAAACGTCGCTTTACGAGAGCGGCGACATCATCGACTACCTCGAGGAACACTACGAGTAGCGACGGTCCGTCCTCGAGTGACGCGGGCGCGACGCCGTCGATCAGTCCCTCGAGGGGAGCAACTCGCGAACGAAAACGGGACCCGCGACGCCCGGCGTCGTCGGTCGGACGGTCGACTCGCTCGAGTCGATCGTGTGCCCCGTTTCGACGTGGTGTTCGATCGCCGCCCGCGAGCGGTCGCCACGCGAGGGTTCGTCGACCGCGTTCAGAGACCAGTCGCAGTCGAGACAGTATTTCATCGAGCGTCGGTCGTCGCCGTCTCCTTGAGGGCCTTTCGGTCTCGAGGCAGTCCGTCGGTGCCGTCGTCGCAGACCGAAGTTCGAGAGAGTCCACTGCAGGGACCCGCGCCCATTCACAGCGACGCCGGAGAGCAGGAGAGTTCGTCGAACGAGCGGACGCGATAGTCGCCGAGTACGCACTGCCCCCGTCGATCGTGGCCGACCCGTTCGACGTGAATCGCGTCGAGGCCGGCGTTCCAGGCCGCACCGACGTCGTTTGCACCGTCGCCCGCGAGCACACCCTGGTGGCCGTTGTGGGCGACGCCCAACTCGGACATGACCGACTGGACTGGCGTCGGATCGGGTTTCCACCCGGTCTCTTCGGTACAGCAGAGTTGCGCGTCGAACCAGTCGCGGATTCCCACGTTGTCGAGGACTGGCTCGGCGAGGAACTCCTGACAGTGGGTGACCAGTCCGACCGGTACCTCGAGGTCGGCGACGAACGCGGCGTCCTCGTGGAGGTACGTCTGCTCGGCTCGCACCAGTGGATCCTCCTCCTCGTGGAACGCCTCCCAGAAGGCGGTCGGATCGACGCCCCATTCTCGAAGCTGGTGATCGCGAGAGCCGGTCAGGCCGTTCCAGATGACGTCGGCCTCCCGATCGGTGAACTCCCGGCCGAGTCGGTCGCCGACCCGATCGAACACCTCGCGAGTGTAGGACCACTCGACGTCGACGAGGGTGCCGTCGAGATCGAGGAGCCAGAAGTCGTAGTCGCGCTCGAGAGCCATCGGACGCCGATATATGTGTTTCTCGAGTAAATGCTTATCGACCGGTTCGGCCGGGACGGCGGGAGGCCACGGTCGTCAGGTTCAGTCCACCCGCAACTGCGCCCGGTTGGCGTACTCCGCGACGCTCGGGTCGTCGTCCGGCCGGGACGCGTCCGTCCACACGGCACAGCGACAGTCCAACCGGGTGCCGTTCGCCGAACCGGTGCCACTCGACTGCCGTGACTCGTACGGTTTGCTGTCCCGGTGGGACCGCAGGGCGGGCCCGGTCCCACCGGCACTGACGGACAGGGGACCGTCTCACTGCCCTTCCAGCGGCGTGGTCTGCCCGGTTCCGGGCTCGTTCGGTGCCGTGTCGAGGAGCGTTCGTTCGACCGCGGTGAGCCACTGGTCGACGGTATACGTCCGTCCGGTGTCGGGACGGGAGTCGTCCGTACACGGCACGACCCCTCGGAGCCTCTCCGCGTCGGTATCGGCCTCGTAGAACGCCAGTGCCACCAGCGGAACCCGCGTCCGCTCGCGCGGTTCGCCCTCGAGACCAAGCGGTGAGGGCGGCGTTATCCGACGACGGAACGCCGGCTCGAGCGAGTAGCCGTGCTGGGCGGCCCACTGTTCGAAGGCGTCGACGAGTTCGTCCCGCGTGCGCCGGGATTCGTCCGCAATCGAGCCGTTCAGTGGCCACTGATCGACCCGTACGTCGGCGACGACCCCCCGTTCGCTGAGCGTCCGAAGCCGTTCGACGAGGGTCGTGACTCGGGAGGCAACGGCCGTCGAGAGGGACGACCGGACGTAGCAGTCGACCCGAATTTCCCGCTGCAGGGCCGTCTCGACGACCGAGAGCGCTTTCGGATCACCGGACGACATAGCCAGCCTCCGTTCGCCGGACGAGGTCGTTCGCAGTGAGCGATTCGAGAACGGCAAAGAGCGTGAGCTTCGAGAGTCCCAACAGTCCCTGAAGATCAGTCGCAGTCGGCTCGTCGGTAACGAAGAGGGACGCGTAAACGAGTTTCGCCTGTGGTGATGCGAGCTCGTCCGGAATCGCAAATTCGTTCGAAGACATCATAGAAGGCGGCCACAAGCGAATATATAAAGGTAGGGTCGTTACATGATAACAACTGCCATTATTATATACCTGGGGAATATAATCCCCTTATACTACTGTAACGGGACGGTCCGTTCGAGACGGAAGTCCCTGGTCGGGTCCCAAACAGGGGAACGGCCCCGATCCGTGACTCGGCGAGGAGACGTGATCCGGCGGAGCGACCTCGAGCGGAGGACGGCGAGCCACGACCGGACGGGTCGGCCATCAGGGTGAGCGGACGTGGACGCTCGAGCCCAGATACTTCGAGAGTACTGCCGAGACGGTGTCGGCATTGAACGGCTCGAGGTCGGCGGCGATTTCCCGTTTCAGCGCGTCGACGTACTCCTCG contains:
- a CDS encoding HAD family hydrolase; the protein is MALERDYDFWLLDLDGTLVDVEWSYTREVFDRVGDRLGREFTDREADVIWNGLTGSRDHQLREWGVDPTAFWEAFHEEEDPLVRAEQTYLHEDAAFVADLEVPVGLVTHCQEFLAEPVLDNVGIRDWFDAQLCCTEETGWKPDPTPVQSVMSELGVAHNGHQGVLAGDGANDVGAAWNAGLDAIHVERVGHDRRGQCVLGDYRVRSFDELSCSPASL
- a CDS encoding glutathione S-transferase N-terminal domain-containing protein — encoded protein: MLELYQAESCPHSADVRQKLTDLGVSYVIHNPRRPGHEGGDVCNDWVHEAMIDLGGDDAIPFLVDTDRETSLYESGDIIDYLEEHYE
- a CDS encoding MarR family transcriptional regulator, which translates into the protein MMSSNEFAIPDELASPQAKLVYASLFVTDEPTATDLQGLLGLSKLTLFAVLESLTANDLVRRTEAGYVVR
- a CDS encoding HTH domain-containing protein; its protein translation is MSSGDPKALSVVETALQREIRVDCYVRSSLSTAVASRVTTLVERLRTLSERGVVADVRVDQWPLNGSIADESRRTRDELVDAFEQWAAQHGYSLEPAFRRRITPPSPLGLEGEPRERTRVPLVALAFYEADTDAERLRGVVPCTDDSRPDTGRTYTVDQWLTAVERTLLDTAPNEPGTGQTTPLEGQ